In the genome of Paenibacillus pabuli, the window TTCCCAGCCCGTGACCAAAACAAGCAGCAATACCAAGCTGGACTGGCAGCTGGATTCGCTTCAGGCACTGGATGCCACAACTGGACAATTGAAATGGAATGTTATTTTCCATGAGAAAAGCGGGCCTTATACAACCTACTCCAATTCACTATATACCAGCAACGGGACAGCCTATGTATATATGGAATATTCGGATGGAACCAAAAAAGTTTACTCGTACAACACTTCCGGCAAAACCAACTGGGTCAAAAACGTGAGTAATTCAGCATCCATATACCTTCTGGACGACGATACGTTATTGATCGCTTCGAGCCCTGGTGTTCAATCGAACGGTTCCGTTCGTTCAGCCATCTCGCTGTATGACAAAAAAGGAAAACTGATTACGGAAAAAACAATCAACGGTGCTGTACTCAAAGCAGGCAGTGATCGAATCGTAGTGGATGCCAGCAAACAAACCAAAGTCGGCAGCTTCTGGCAGCCTGCCGCTAATCCCAAAGTCGAGATTTACGATCGTACGCTGAATCGTCTTTCCTTCTATCAGTTCCCGAGCAATGCCAACACCCTCGGAGACGGTGGCGGTGAATCGCTGGCCATTCTGGAAGATGGCTCCGTGATCATGCGCGCCAATTTTGCGAATACAGGCAACAAGCTGATGGGCTTTGGCACCGATGGCAAACTGGCCTGGGGCCGTGCTATTGCAGGTGATGCCTATGTTCAGACCGCAGGCAGCAGTTATACCCTGTTTACAGGCCAAAAGCTGGAACTGTACACCATGAAAGGCAAAGTGACTGAACGTACTTTCAAGGAAGAGCAGCCTGTTCTCATGCAGGTTGATCATTCACAGGACGGTCAGTACAAACTTGATTTCGCTAAAAAGGGTTATATTCTCGATCCGCAAACATTGGATACGGTACATGAATATACCTTTGCATCCTCTCCTGGATTGCTCGATGGATATTCAACGTACAACGATCATATTATTTATCAGATCAATGACGATGCATTGTCCAAGTATGTATTGAAGACAGCCTCAGCTAAATAGTAAATGGAGCGCTCTGGTTGACCGACTAACGGTTAACAGGGCGCTCTGTTATTTCACACAACTATGTAGAGTCGAGTCCCCCATCGTTTACCCTCTCTGGTCTAACTGTTATAATAGTATCGTTACCTTTTTCATTTATTATTGGTTAACCCAAAGGAGCGAGTCCTCCCATGATCATTCAATTCATTCGATACAGATAACTTGGGGCATAACCTAAACCTCTTTTTTCAAAATGTACAACAGAGGTTTATTTGTTATGCCCTTTTCTTCAGTTATCCAGATCTGAATGAATGGGGTGCTGTTCCATGTCAATCCAACGCAGAGAACGTAGTGCTGCGCTTATTTATCCATACATCCATATGCTGAAATGTCCCATCTGTCATGGCTCAATGACAACGATTAGTCCACACAGTATTCAATGTATGTCCCGACATACGTTTGATTTGGCCAAACAAGGTTATATCAATTTCATGACACGTTTTTTCAAGGGCAACTATGACAAACGTTTATTTACGGCCAAAAGGAATATTTTATCTCAAACTGAGATCTATACGCCTCTGACCGATATTATTCGCAATTACATCGAAGGTTACTGCCATAGCAAGAGTCAGCCCTTGCATATTCTGGACGCCGGTGCAGGAGAGGGATCTCTCTTGCAGCAGATCACACAGAATACTCCAGCTGTGGGCTGGGGGATCGACATCGCCAAAGAGGGCATTGCCATGGCTTCTTCTGCCTACGACCAGCAAATCTGGTTTGTTGGTGATCTTGCTTGTAGTCCCTTTGCAGAGGAACAACTGGACGTGATCCTGAATATCCTCTCCCCTTCGAATTATGAAGAGTTCGGGCGAGTGATGAGGAAGGATGGCTGGATCATCAAAGTGATTCCCCGGGACCGATATCTAATGGAAATGAGAGAGCTTCTGTTTAGGGATCGCTCTCACCAACTAGACGGGAGGGACCATGTACTGGACCGGTTTGCCAAGTATCATCATCTCATAGACCGTATTCCACTAACGTACACTCTGCCTGTAACAAAGGTCATGCTGGATTCACTCATTCATATGACTCCACTCTCCTGGCATGGGAAGGAATCAGCCATATCCAGCGTTCAAGAGTCCTTGTCGCAGATTACAATTGACTTGGAAATACTGGTGGGAAGCCGAAGATCAGTTCTGCAGCCTCTGAGATAGCATTATCTTAAGTGTTGAATCAAAAAGCCGGGAAAGTTCCTGTTGGAACTCTCCCGGCTTCTTCAATGTGCCCTCATGTGAATTGTGTAAGCGGGTCTAATATCACGGAATTAATTTTTCCAGTTCTCTTCAATAAATTCGTCCCGTCCGGAAATGGCACGGTCTTCTTTATAATGCTTCTCATTTTTCTTATGGTAATCCTGATGATAGTCTTCTGCCGGATAGAATACAACTGCATCCCGAATCTCCGTCACAATCGGTTGATTGAATCGCCCACTTGCTGCCAGTTCCTGTTTGGACTGTTCAGCGAGTTCACGCTGACGTTCGTTATGGACAAAGATCGCTGTCCGGTACTGGCTCCCGCGATCCTGAAATTGCCCTCCGTCATCGGTTGGGTCTGTCTGAGGCCAGTATAGCTCCAGCAGACGTTCATACGGAAACACCTCTGGATCAAATGTAATTTCAACGACCTCGACATGACCGGTCTCCCCGGTTTTGACCTGCTCATATGTTGGATTATCGACGTGACCGCCGGTATAGCCAGATACAATACCATGAATGCCTGGTTGCTCTTCAAATGGTGTAACCATACACCAGAAGCATCCGCCGGCAAATGTAGCCTTTTCCATGCATACTCATCCCTTTCTTATATACCTATATCTTAAAACAAAAAGAGGTTGATGGAAAGCCACGTCTGTGGACTTCCATCAACCTCTTCAGAAGCATCTGTTATATTAACAGTTATTCAAACTGCTTGTTGACGCATCACTGTGAATTCAAGAGATGTTGAATTCGTTACCCGCGGCTGCGACCCATAGAACGGAAGATCAAGCTCACGATCGCTACAAGTACGATGGCACCGATTAATGCCGGTACAATGTAGAATCCGCCCATTTCTGGACCCATGTCTCCCAGAATCACTCCGCCTAACCATCCGCCGATAAAACCCGCAATGATGTTACCGATAACGCCGCCGGGAATGTCACGACCAACAATCAGACCTGCCAACCATCCAATGATACCACCGATAATTAATGACCATAACCAACCCATATCATTCACCTCTAATTAAAGTTTTTGTTGTTGTCTGTCTACTATTAACCGCTACAGAAGCATTTAAACAATTAGCATGAAAATTGTTGTATATTACCTTTTGTTCATATGCCCTTCCCTCTGTTCAACAGCCTATAACAAGGAATTATAAACAGAGTGCGTCACTTCCGGGCATCTTACACAGTTCAAGACTGCGTTATGTACCTCCCGAAAGTCATTGTATGTTGATTCAGACAGCCTTAGTATAACCAATTGAGGTGAGAATATTTTTAGGTCTATTTTAAAAATTTGTCGTTCAGCAAAGCAGCCGTTCCAGTAACGAACCGTTCCTCCAATTGCTGTTATCCCCGGATTTTCCGGTATTAATAAAAACCCGCACGACCCTTGCCTGGCTGGGTCAGCCAGTTGTGTTTATGGCTCTTGTCCAATTCTCCTCGCATCGCCTGAATAATCCGCACCATGTCCGTCTGTCCATTCTGGTGCCATTCCAGCGCTGCACTGACATATAGCTCACCAAGCTGAGCAAGAGAGAAGGTATCCGTTAATCGTGCAGCTTCCAGCGTGCCTTCTTCCCCTGCAAAGACAGCAAAGCCTCGTTGGTTTAAATATTGCAGGCGCAGCCCTTCATCCGGTAGCGGTATTTCATAAGCCCGATCAAACCGTCCGGCACGGTTCATAAGCCCCGGATCTATTTTCTCCGGATAATTCGTTGTGCCAATGAGGAAAATGCCTTCTTTGGACGTTGCCCCATCTAATGTATTCAGGAAAAAGGAACGAACTTCATCCGGCATGGAATCGATATCCTCAATAATCAGCACCATTGGGGCCAATCGTTTGGCTGCTTCAAACACTTCGCGTACCGATTCACTGTTTGTGTATTCTGTAATTTGCCAGTAGGCCGCAGGCCCCGGAATGCTCCCGGCAATAGATTTTACAAGGGTAGTCTTGCCGTTCCCGGGATGTCCGTAGAGCAGAATGCCACGCTTATACGGAATATCGTACTCTCGATAAAAGGACCGATCCGCCTCAAAAAACTGGTCCAACGAACGAAAGATATCCTGTTTAATTTGCGGAGAAAGCACGACCTCATCTCTCCCCACAGAGCGGGTAATGGATTCGACATGACGGTCACTGCCATTGCGGGCATCCGTGTACACCGTTACCTTTTTCATATTTTGCTGCCGTTCCCGTTCTCTCACACTGCCCAAAAACTGCTTCAATTCCACTTCTCCTGTAGCAAAAACGAAATCCTCATTGTAGATCCCATTCTCTCGGAAGAAAGGAATCCGGACGAGAGCCACGCCCCACTGGGGATAGGCAAAAACATTGTTGCGAATCGAATAATGTACACCATAGGTTGGTGCATCGCCATCATCTTCATAGTGCAGAGTACGCATCTCCAGATCTTCGAAAATCCGGGCAACCAATTCCACTTCCGTGCTGTTGCTTTGCAGATCTTCTTTTAGCAGATCCCAGTATTCACTGTTCGGATCATCGCTGGCATAGAGTTCATAACGAACGCCGTATCGATTGCCAAGCGCTTCAATGATGCCCCGAATCAAGCGGGCATATATGGCATAGCCTTCGTTTCGGATTTGACTGTCTAGTTGCTCTTCATAAGAATAGATGACTCTATCATGATTCAATTGTTCTTTCTCTATCGTCATTACTTAGCTCCCTTCACAGCGGCAAGTGGCTTACATTTGGCTACAACTTGAGCCAGACCTGCGCCGGTAACACTATCAATAATTTCATCGACATTTTTATACGCTTGCGGTGATTCATCAATAATTGATTCAAGTGAACGCTGGTTCACCACAATCTCGTCTTCAGTTCCCACGCCCAGCGCAGAGGCAAAGTCCTCTACGGTAACCAGGCGCTTCGTTGCTGTCCGCGAACGAATGCGTCCTGCCCCATGACAGATCGAATAATAGTTGTCCTTCCCCTCGGGTTGACCTACCATGATATACGAAGCAGTCCCCATTGAACCGGGAATAAGCGCAGGATGACCTGTTGCCAGGTATGGCTTTGGATTATCGGAATGACCTGCAGGCAATGCACGAGTAGCTCCTTTACGGTGTACAAAGACCGAACCCTGATCCTCATGTGATTCCTCCCATGCATAGTTGTGCATCAGATCATAGAGGGTACGGAATTCGCATTTTGGACCAAACACATCCCGAAAAGCTTCGCGAATTGCATATGCAATCAGATGGCGATTCACCACGGCATAATTCAACGCAGAATACATCATATTGACGTAATGGCGACCTTCCGCATGTTCGAGCGGAGCAAAAACCAGTCTTGGATCGGATGTTCCCACACCATTTCGCTGCATCACTTTAGCGATCGCCGTTGAACTGGTTTGGCTTACATGCCCGCCCCAAGCGCGGGAGCCTGAATGAATCATGACAACAATTTGTCCATCGTACAGGCCCCAGGCTTCCGCAATCTCCCGATTCTCCTCGGCAATCTCAATGGCTTGGATCTCGGCAAAATGATTGCCTCCACCCAAAGTTCCCAACTGGCGATGAGCCCGATGCCAAGTCATATCCGGTACCAGATTCAACACTTCCTCATCAAAGGCAAACTTGCTGCTCTCTACATGAGTGATGGAAGTTGATTTCTTCGGTGTATAGCTATCCGGGATATATTTTTTGGGTAGGCCATGCAGACCTTTGCGTACAATATGCTCCAAACGAATGTCCGAGTAATGACCGCGCTGATTTGCCTCCATCGGCAGCACTTTCTCAATGGCTTTTACGATTTTACGGCGCAGCTTCACATCTTTCAGATCGTCCTTGTGCAAATTGGTCATATGCACTCGCATACCACAGCCGATATCGCTGCCTACAATCGATGGGGATACATATCCACCCTTGGCATCCCATACCGCTGTTGTACCGATGCAGGTGCCTACACCGACGTGCACGTCAGGCGTATAGCTCATGTAGGAAATACCGGGAATTTGAAGATTGTTATTTGCCATCTCGAACACTTTATAATCCAACGAGGAGAACAGTTGTTGTGCCGCATATACTGTTAAGTCCCCGGCAGGCAATTTGACTTCATGTCGATAGCCATCTGTGAGTTCATTTGGACTCATAAATAAATTAGGTTGTGTATTCATAAATGTTTATTATTCCTTCCTGTACGTTCAGCTTAATTCGGTTCATTTCAAAAGTTGAACCTAAGTTTTTCCAAATTCATATTCATTTTCATATCCATATTCAGTACAACAAAAAAGAAGCCGCGGACAGTTCGCCCGTGACTTCTTCATGACAATAACGGAAAACAAAAGCAACATAAACATGCCGCATCTGTTCTCCATTGCTATATACGCCGAGAGTAGCATATCGATTAATCATGTTCCTAGGTAAACGATATGCATCTTCCCCTATGTCGCCCGTATGAGGCCAAAGAGACGATGAACTGGATATACAATTGTGTCTGTGTTATGGAGTGTCATTGTGATTTTCAAATCGTAACCAACCATCATGTCTCTCGGCCTCCCTTCATTAATATTACGTTTATATTAAGCGGACTCGTTTCGATGTGTCAACCCTTTTCTTGGAAAATACCCTGTTTTGCATATGCATTAGTTTTTAATATCGTGCCAATAACTTATATAAAAAAAGCAGGGCCTGTAAGGAACAGACCCTGTGTACTCAAGCATATCATGATGTTAGATATCGATTATTGTTGTTATCTGTTACGAGCGATTTGAATTTTGTTTTATTATTTCCCTGCTTGTTTTTCCAGTTCTTCCACCGGATTTTCATCTTCTTTCTCAGGAACCTTGGAAGACAGGAACCAACCGCATACGGCAATCGTAATCAGCACAATGTAAAATCCAAATTTCCAGATTTTATTTTCCGGGAAATGCTCATCCAGAACGCCCAATGAAGGGTGTGCGAGTGTAATAACCGCCAACTTAACCCCAACCCAGCCGACGATAACGAAGGCTGCAACTTCAAGACCAGGACGAGAATGAAGCAGCTTAACGAAGAAGGAAGCCGCAAATCTCATGATGACAAGACCGATAAATCCGCCGAGGAAGATCACGATAAATTGTCCACCGTCAAGTCCGCCGATCGGAGGCAGACCACTTGGCGGCAAGGCAACAGCCAGCGCGACAGCTGCGAGGATGGAATCGACCGCGAATGCGATATCCGCCACTTCCACCTTGAATACAGTCATCCAGAATCCGGATTGTTTTTTTGGTTTTTTAGGGGCGGAATCAGCCGCTTCATCTGTCTTGTTTCGGCTACCCATAACCTTCTTGATAATGTGGTTAATCGAGATGTACAAGAGATACAGGGCCCCAATCGCTTGAACCTGCCATACATCCACCAGGAAAGAGATCAGGAACAACGAACCCAATCGGAAAATGAACGCACCCATTAACCCATAAAATAACGCTTTTTTGCGTTTATCATCAGGTAGGTGTTTAACCATAATCGCGAGAACTAATGCATTATCCGCTGCAAGCAATCCTTCCAGGACTACTAATACGACGAGAACCCACCCATACTCCAATAATAATGACAAATCCAAAACTGATTCCTCCTTAGTATCCTTATGATGTACAAAAAAAAGGACCTTTACCATTACTGGTAAGGTCCTTTTTATCCACAAAAAGAGACCTTTACCCAGTATGAAAACTTGGTAAAGGTCTCGCTAACAACAAAATTGCTGCCAATAAAGCCGGGGATGGAATCCCGAACTGACGACTTTACTGTGAAAGCTACTCCCCTTTAACATCAGGAATATTTAGTTTTAAGTTGAAACGGGTTCAATAACTGTTTTCATCATATTCATAACGGTAATCAAAGTCAAGCTTTATTTGACTGGCTATGGATCAGCTTGCGGAAGACCAGCAGATCATAGATAAAATTGCCCAGTGGGATAAAGGAGACAAAAAACAACACAATTGGACGCCGTAAACGCCATTTTTGCGTGGTATAAAGACTCACCATAAATAATAAATACATCAGAAATAAAAAGCCATAGATGTTGCCAAACCACGTAACTGCCTGAGGCATGATGCCTGAATCCCGCAATGGAAAAGCAACAAATAACAGCAGCAAATATGAAAGCCCCTGCAACCACAACAGCAGTCGAAAGCGGCCGAATGTTGAATGTAACATTTTTTTCCTCCTGCTTCTAAATACGCGCAACAAATTTACTGCACCTCGTACAGTATATCACAAAAACGAAAATCACCCTTGTTCCACAGGAGCCAAATTCATCCTATGCACATAAGATATATGATCAAGATTGTTGCGAATATGGACAAGGAGGAGCCTGTTAATGAAAATAGCCCTGATCGCACCGGAAAAATTGCCAGTCCCAGGGAACGGATCAGTCGAAATCTGCATTTTGGGCATTGCTCGTGAACTTGCACTCCGGCACCAGGTGACGATCATAAGCCGTCAGATGCCCGACCTTGCCATTACAGAGCAAATAGATGGCATTACCATCCGTCGTATGCCAGCAACCAACCCCACCGAGTATACAAAGGCAGTGATTCGGTTTCTGAAAATTCAACATTTCGACCTTATCCAGGTAGACAACCGACCACATAGTATGGCTGCAATTAAACGTGCTTTTCCTTTGCTGCCTGTGGTACTCTATCTTCACTCATTAACCTTTGCACAACCCGGGCCTGCAAGATTAGCACTCTTAAAAAAGGCAAATTGGATTGCCGTTAACAGTCGATCCCTCAGGCAAAGGCTGGGTCGACGATTCCCATCTCTGAAAGGACGGATGGGTGTTGTGCCACTTGGCGCAGACTTAAGCCGCTTTTTGCCTGCAATAAAAGGAGAGAAGCAGCTTCTGCGGAAACAGTTCGGTATTACAGAGCCATTCGTCATTCTGTATGTGGGCCGACTGATTCCCGGGAAAGGTGTGGATGTACTTATTCGGTCCGTAGCTATTCTTCAACAACAGGTAACTGTGCAGCTGATCATTGCAGGGAAAGGACCTCCAGTATATGTCCGCAAACTGCGGCAGCTTGCCCGGAAATTAAAGGTTAATGCAGCCTTTCGAGGTCAGATCTCCCATGAACGCATTGACCGTTTGTACCGGGCTGTGGACTGCCTGGTATGCCCTTCCCAAGAACATGAAGCCTTCGGACTGGTTAACGTTGAAGCTATGGCTTCGGGAATCCCTGTCATTGCTTCAGACAATGGAGGCATTCGTGAAATCATTGAATCCGGGAGTAATGGATACCTTGTGAGACAGTATCGCAACCCCCGAAGTTTCGCTGCTTACCTGTATAAACTGGCAGACAATCCTTCTCTCGCCCGTTCTCTTGGAGAAGCTGGTCGTGCCAGTGCTGTGGAACATTTCAGTTGGGTCCAGACAGCCCTACATCTTGAAGCAGCCTACACAAGACTTATCCGCGAATAAATCCTGTTGTACCCATGCGTCGGTCAGGCTTTTTCACGCGACTGCCAATCTGCAATAAAGTTCTCCATATGTGGAACAGGAACATACAACATCTCAATTAATTCCACAATAATCATATCTTTCATGGTAAATCTCACTTTAGCGCAGGTCTGTTGGCGGAAAGCATCATAAATTCCTGAGCCTGTCCAGCAGCCGTGAGGAGCGAGCAGCGGATTATTAACAATATATCCCACTGTTCCAATGGGGGGCACCACTACCTTGATGGCTTGGGGGTCTACCCGATTATCGGGGTCCTTGACCAGAAACAGGGTATCGCCTACGTTTAAAGCTTCCACACCATGAAAATTTTCCATTCCATACATGGCTGCAAATAATTTGGTACTCATCACAAAATCTCCTTTTACACATTTATTAATTTAGAAAGGTTGAAATTATTGATCTTCCTCATAATGCTTCATCCATTCTATGAGTTGTTTACGAATTTCTTTACGATATTCGCGGGGTTCAAGGACCTCCGCTTCGGGACCGAATTGATATAACCATTTCAGAAATTCACGACTACTGTTCAGCGTTACTTCAAATAACAATCCGCCATCAGGCAAATCCGTCATGCGTGGGCGAACAAACATCTCTTCTTCTTTTATGTAGGGGGCCACTTTCTCAGTGAATCTTACTTTGAAATGGATAAGTTGATCCCCACGATCAATGGACCATGTGTTTTTCATGAACTGTGTGATGCTGAAATCACCCATAACAAAACGGGTATTGGTCTGTATAACGTCCAGAAAGCGACTGATCCGAAACAAACGGACTTTCTTCTGCAAGTGGCAATAACCAATCAGGTAGAAACGCTGATCGCGCGGAATGAGGTAATAGGGGTCAATGTCCCGAACCGTTATTTCATTTTTCGTAAGTGTGTGATATTGGGTTCGAATCGTTTGTTGATCCAGAATGGCTTCAATCACTGGAATAAGCAAATTGGGATACTTCCCTTCTTCCCGGTATGCAGGTGTGCCCATACGAATAATACCTGCGATATTTTCTACAATGTCACTATTTTTCGATTTCATTTTGGTATGGGCTGTCATTACCTTGTCAAAGGCTGAATCGAATTCAGCCGGGAGCTGCGAAGTATCCACCACGGATGGAAGCATGGAGAACACCATCGCTTCCTGTTCGGTAAAATCCAGAGGATACATGGCAAATTCACCAATGAACCGATACCCTTTGCCATAACCTTCATTCATGATAGGGGCAACCCTGTCCAAAATTCGGAGATCGCGATAAATCGTGCGCACAGTTGTACCGCATTTCAGCGCCAACTCTTTGGCGGAAATTCCGGGATTCGCTTGTATAGCCTGAAGTATACGCAGAAGACGAATTAATTTCTCTGTCATGTAGTTTCTCCCCTTCGATATTTTATCGGCAAGGAAAACTAGTTCCTTTAGTCCAGTAATAAATCTTTAGTCCCAAACTTTCTTTCGCAATTTCACCTTATGTATATAGTTCAATCGCACTTATTCAGCTTATTAAATATACATTCTCTTACTTGCTTGCGTAAAATATTAACCACAAGTCCTTATACCTACGCCTGATAGCCTATTGGGAATTCAAAAAAATCAAAAAAAATCTTGTCTCTTTAATCAGAGACAAGACTTTTCCATTTGTTTAATTGTGCATCTGCGATAATTTAGTCAGTACATTGACCATATGGTCGCATAGATCAGGAATATCTCCCATCTGATCTTCATTCACACTGCGGTCAAAATGTACTTCAGCGGTGACAGCGTAAGTTGCTGGCTGATCTTCAAATATATAATGAATATGCTGCAACTTTCGTTGTTCTGGCCAGCTCTGTTGTAATATGGTGCTAATCGCCGGACATTGAGTCTCAGGCTCCTTAATAACCATCCTGAACCGCAATCGCAAACGGCAGCCTGATGGACTACCTGGTGTCTCCAGAATCTCAGCCGCAAGATCCTCAAGCAATGTGCTCAGTACCACTTCACCTGTCACGTCAGGGCAATCTCTCAGGCTGAATTGCAGCACGAACTCTCTTGACATACGAGCCATCTCAAGTTGATCCTTCCGATCCGTTATGGAGATAAGTTCATCCAAATTATCCAGATCATACAGGTGATTTTCGAAGCCTACTTTTAAATTGTCATAAATCGTCGGATCAAACATGATGTGAAACCTGCTTTCTTGTTCAAATTATACCCGATTGCTCGGCTTCTCTACGGTTAAACGGCTTCCACTTCTATCGAAGTAAATGTTTTACTTCGAAATCATAGTATACTGTAACGCTGTTCCACGCAAACAGACCCTCGTCAGCATCCTAATCTACCATAACCATGTGGCAATATGTCATGAGTCAAAACGGCATTCGTTATCGCGCATCTTCTCCAATTCCAAGTTTGGCCCTTTCCAACATAAAAAAAGCCCGGTCATCACGACCGGGCTTGGTTAAGGTTCAGATTATTTGATATCTGACTCCTATTCTTCTTTGGCTGGTTCTTCTGATGCTGCCGGTTCCGCTTCATCAGCAGAAGCCGTAGGCTCTTCCTCAGCCGCTTGTGGCGGCATCACGGAAGCGACGATGGAATCGCCTGGAGTCACCAGAGTCAGACCTTTATCCAACTTGATATCTGCGGCTGTCAAACGATCACCAATTTCCAGTCCGCTGACATCCACCTCAATAGAGGTTGGCAGATCAGCCGGAAGTCCTTCGACCTCCAGTTGAGTTTCCTGTGTCTGGAACACACCGCCTGCCTTGGAGCCGGCTGCGGTACCTTGGAAGTCGATGGATACACTAACGCTGATCGGCTTGTTCTTCGAAATTTGCAGGAAGTCCACGTGCAGCAGACGCCCATTGCGTTCCTGCTGATCCTTGATCAGCACTGGAACCGTTTTGCCACCCTCCAGATTGAGGTTGAACATCTCGGAACGACCTGTGCGTGCTACTTTCAGCATTTCTTTTTCATCTACATGTATCGCGGCACCTTCCAATCCCGGGCCATAAACGACAGCCGGAACTCGTCCGCCTT includes:
- a CDS encoding 50S ribosomal protein L25, producing MKSNGKMAQLTATPRTEKKGAALRLLRQGGRVPAVVYGPGLEGAAIHVDEKEMLKVARTGRSEMFNLNLEGGKTVPVLIKDQQERNGRLLHVDFLQISKNKPISVSVSIDFQGTAAGSKAGGVFQTQETQLEVEGLPADLPTSIEVDVSGLEIGDRLTAADIKLDKGLTLVTPGDSIVASVMPPQAAEEEPTASADEAEPAASEEPAKEE